The following DNA comes from Cryptococcus deuterogattii R265 chromosome 2, complete sequence.
TGAGGGGTGCCATGGATGTTTTGAGGAGGGAACCATAGGCAGCATGAAATGATGGGACGGATGAGGCGGGAACCTTCAACAATTTGGTTAACTGGTGGATGCTTTACAGGGCAAAATGCTTACTCGAGCGGAAAACTTGTTATCTCCTTGAGTACACCTTATGAGCACCTCATGTTCTGGTGCTTCGCCGCCgttctctccttcttcatcgttcATTTGCACATCTGCATCATCCGAGTATGTTACTATGCCATAAAATCTCAGCATATAGTCCCGCCAGGATGTGAAAACGTACACCTCTTGTGAGTGAGCCAAACGGAACTTGAAGAGGACGGGTCAGAGAAACATTGACCGAGTTTGGTGAGAAACTACGCGAGGATAGTCAGCTTCATGCCACGTAACGGTAAGAAACACCCACCTCCTCTGGGGACACGAGGTTCTGGGGCATTTTAGATattttgaagatgtctgGTATATGCATGTTACTTGACGAGAAACAATTGACGACTATATGTCGCTCAGTCGACAGGTAGAAAGCTGTATTACGTAATTTATATCGGCACCTTATTGGAGCCCCAAATTCATCGGAGACAGCTCAATCATCGCAAGCCGTTCGTCGTCGTATCTTCGAGAATCATTTCTTGGGTTCGCATTTGTATGATAAGACCTACATCTATACGTTTGTTCAATACTCCAAAGAATATCCTATCAAAAATGCCCCGACCTGCCCCCGTCAAATCCCTCGATGCTCGTCTCAAGGTGCGTTGCTCTTCACCGGTGATTTGGGGCCGAATTGAACTGGTTAACGTAGATGCATGACGGGAACGCTATCCCTCAATTCGGTCTTGGGGTCTACGAGATGGATGACAAGGAGACTTATGACTGTGTCAAATGGGCTCTTGAAGCTGGATATCGACATGTCGACACCGCCGAATGGTACGAGAACGAAGCTCCTTGTGGAAAGGCCATTGCCGATTTTTTGAGTATGTCGGTCGTATTCCAGCATATGACATATTGTATCCTGACAATACCTATGTAGAGGCTACGGGTACTCCTCGAGAGGAGATCTTCCTTACATCTAAGCTCAAGAACAACGCCGGCTACGAGGAAGCTCTTACCGACCTTAAGAACTCCCTCAAACGCTCTGGTGTCGAGTACTTTGACCTTTACCTCATGCACTCAGCCATCGGCGGTCCCGTCGTCAGGAAGAACGTCTGGAAGGCTCTTTGCGATGCCCAATCTCAGGGTCTTATCAAGTCTATTGGCGTCTCCAACTTTGGCAAGAAGCACATTCAAGAATTCATAGATCAAAAAGTCCCTTTGCCTACCGTTAACCAGGTTGACCTCCACCCCTTCATGAGGCATCCCGAGATTGTGGAGATCTGCGAGCAAAATGAGATTTTACTTGAAGCTTGGGGGCCTCTTGCAAGGGCAATGAAGTTTGACCACCCTGTGCTTGTGAAGATtgccaaggagaagggcaaggatgCTGCTCAAATCATGCTGAGATGGGGCATCCAGCATGTGCGTCCAAATACATCTTTTATCGTATATGTGGCTGATGTGTTGCTTAGGGCTTCGTTGTCATCCCCAAGTCTGTATCTCAAAAGCGAATCATCTCCAACTCCAAGGTCTTTGACTTTGAGCTCTCTTccgaggagatgaaggaggtaaGTAACTCTACACATCGTTCAATACGATACAGTATCCTGATAAGAAATAGCTTGACGGCTTGGATGAGTACCTCGTTACTGACTGGGATGTCGTCGACTGCGAATAAATCGTCTGTAGAACTTTCAAAGGGGGAGGGTCCTGTCAGCCGAAAAGTTCAAAGAATCTTTCCAACAATGGATTATATAGATGCTAGATGCTCGAATTTCTCCCAATTTCACTTAAAAGATCCTTGCCACTTTTGAAGAGCCTATTTGTGCTCACTCTCGTCTCAAGGCCTATTGAGCGGTTATCCTATCTAAATAGTCGGTGTCGAAGGTCTTGAGGATTAATCGGCAACCTGTTAGGTCTTTGAACATATCATGTCATCTAGGGCATGTGCATGTTTATGACTCAACTCTGGCATTTGATGTAATGATGTCTTTTTAAAGCAAACTTTTACCTGATAAAAGGCGACTCATTTCGACAACTGATTGACATAATATAACCAAAAACCGTAGCAAATAAAAAGCAAGGAAAGTCTAGAGCTCTGCAATAGCCTCCTTGATACTGTTCACAAACAATCTAGCTTAGTCATCagtctcttcattctctatCGAATCGAGCTACATGCTCATCAACGCCTTGCCTCGAAACCAATGATGGTTAAGGCAACCCCTTCGCAGCCTCTTTCAGTTCTTCCAGGATTTGCTGACCCCTCTTTCATATTCAACAACTAAGTTCGTCCGCTCGACaatctccatttccttggCTGCAACAGCGCAGTTAATATTGGACCTCGTTCATGAGGAACTGGAATTCATCTGGAATGTATTTCGCCTCTTATATTATGTTTTGCAATTCGGAGCCAACCCCGCCTTATTCTTCATGGGAATTCAGCAAAAGTCAACCAATTAGAGATAAGAAATGAGGCAGCAGTGATTGAAAATGCGGCCAGCATAGCAGATCAGAAATAGTCACTCGTTCGAACGTCGTCAATCAGTCGGGAGCCCTTGGATCTTCCGCCGCTGCGATCCAGGGATGACTCAACGGAGGTTCACATTGGAAAACGGAGCGAAGAATGACGAAAAGGTTGTATCTATAGTACAAGGTGCCCCCAACAAAGTTTCGATCTACACACATCACCATTCTGAACCTCTAACCTCTCCTTTGCCAACCAATCGCCATCCCCAtcgctcttctccaagctgtatctcccccttctccttctcttcgtcctcagcGGTCTCAACACCAAAGAAAGGTGCCACGCTCAAACGGATAACACCCTTGAACATATCAAGTAGTTTGGGTCGGAGGCGGTCACCGCTTTGGTGGAAATCGGGAGAAGCGTTGAACTCGAGAAGAGTAACCGTTGGTATAGGTAAAGATGTGGATTTGGACGTTGATGgcgggaaggaaaggatgaggTCAACACCAAAGATCTAAAAGAATGAATCAGTTCCATCCTTGAAGGGACacttttcattttcttGGTGTGCTCACCTCAAACGCATTGGGCATGAATTGCAACCCAAAACTTCCGCATTCGGCGCCAGCCTTGACAGTCTCGGCTACAACATCTCCGACCTTTGCAAACGTTTTGTCCAGCCATCCCTTTGTGACCTCTCCTTGGTGTAGATAAGAATAGTTGCCGTCGGAcgatggtgaggatgaaCAATCCAAGGCTGAAAAACCTTCCAGTTCCCAGAAAAGCTTGACAAGCTCCTCAGGAGGAGCAGGTGCACCATATGCATCCGTCTAAGTCATGTGTTAAAAAAAAGCTAGAGGCGGTGAATTCGGGAACTCACTTGGAGACATGTGTTAGTCAAGTGCGGCCTGAGGTCCACCTGTCCATTTTCCTTTGGTTTGGGCGGGACATACGGTGATCCAGAGAATAGAGCGAGCATCGTCTGAGCAAGGTGGACGGTATACGCGCCGGTGATGAGAACGTAGGCCCGGAGATGGAACTAGAAACTATCAGTAATCTAGCATAAAGCGTACACTAGTCCCGTATAGACGCTTACTTTGTAACCTTTTAAAGGTGATGGTGGTTCACCAGATATCTGTGCGATGTCGAAAAGCACGGGTCTAGGGATGTATTCCTATGTCAAATGTCAAACAACAGTTCAAGTTCACATCCAAAGAATGCGACGCACCTGGATGACAAAGTGCCGCAGCTGGGAAGTCATGACACCCgtaccttcctcttcatcctcatacTTTCCTTTATCCACATCTCGGTCGTCTTCTCCGTTGAAGCCAAGCTCAACAGCCTTTTTTGCTAACATGTCTATCATCCCATCTACCCCGCTTTCGGCCAGTTGCTGGGCGTCTTCGCTTTCttgctcatcctcatcctcatcttcgtctccatcgtcatcctcttcgtccgaagaaggcggttcaaattcttcaaaaATTGCTCTCCTGTGTCCAAACGTCATTAGAAACTACACCCAACCACTTATATCCTCCCACTCACAGCTCCTCTTCAGTCGAAAACATCCTGATTCCCTGCGCCCTATCCGCGAAACCAGGCTTCAAAatccaccatctcctctccccctcttcctttccttcatttgcCCTCATTCCCGCATCAAGCTCATAcaaatcatccatcaacGCCTCATCCAGCTCATCCGCGAATTGCAAATCCACTATCCACCCTTTCGGcgcacctccacccagcAAATCTGTCCCATCCCCGTCTCCGACAGGCTCTTCCGGTaaaggggaaaggatggaagggatcTTTCGGTGAGAGCATTTTGCGAGGTATGTAATGATGGTGTTGTGAAGTTGATGTTTTCGGATAAGGGCTTTGCGGTAGATATATGAGGAAATCAGGTATTTGGAAGGGTTTTTGTGAGGGATGTCGAATGACATGAGGTCATAATCGGCCCTGTGGGCCAAATCTATCAGATGGTTGACAGTACAAGGACAAAACACATACCATTGTAAAGCTGGAGGCTGATCTTCAGGAAACTGAGCCAGAGAAAGCGataaagagggaagggtcGAGACAAGCGCTTGAACCAAGAGCGATTGGGTGTAAGGCGACGGGAAGGAGACAAATGCTGACAGGCGCTCGGGCTTGGTGGATGACATATTGTAAAGGCCTGAGTGCACTATTGACTTACCAAAAGTGTACAAATCGTAAGATCAAAAAGTGCCAAGAGAGAAAGCAGAATCTTTCGTCGTAAAGTGGAATGTTTTGAATGGGGGGGCTGTCAGCTAGTGTCTTTACGTAAAGTATAACAACGCAGCACCTCAAGGATAGGCTGCTCTACAGTGCCGACGTGATCCTGGATGATGGCAGACTGCTAATGATGCATACATGCAGGAGATGGGTCATGCGTCAGTATCGCGAGCTTTTCAATTGCAATGAAGATGCCGTATATTTAGGCTTCGACCGACATGGATCAATCAAGATATCCATGTGCTCGCAACTATATTATCTAAACCAGcccctttccatctccttcgaTACCTAGCTAGTCTCATTGAACAATCGCTTGTCGTTACTTTCGACAGATAAAGTTACCATTCGAGTTTGCcggatcatcatcattctctcAATGGCATCTTCCTTGTAGTATGGGGTCCCAAACTTTGATCCTTAATGCTGACTCAGGGAATGTAAGACCCAACTTCTGGGAGGTACCCTCGAGGTTGACGAAAGCTTTAACACCTCAGAAACTTCGTCACCGCATTTGACGTATCTTGAGCAGCGGTATTATCGCACTGACAGATTGAACAGTCCTACGCTTCTCAACAGCTACAGCAGGAGGGAACAAGGCATATGTTCGGCGCTTGAGTGGGTATCAGGTCGGTCAGGTATAACCTAAGGGTGGTCCAGCGGCGCGAAGAAACTTACATGGAATAAATGCTTATTAGTTGTCTAAGGCATCCAGATACTCTCGTTTCGTGACCTTTTCATAATATGAACTCCAGGCCATGGCTGTTTTCGGGTCATCCGCTAATGTCGAGGAGCTGCCACCTCCGAAAATTGCCTGTCTCACGACTTGCCTTGTAAATTGATATATTATAGCTGGCCTTCAGATACCGTCTATAATCCGAAGCCCCCTATATCTGAGCGAATCCTGTTTCCAATTGAATTTGCTTGTGATCTGAGGGTGCCGATTGATATGAACTAGCTGTGGTCATTTCGTTTGTTATTTCAGTCCTCCgttctccctcctccattcatcctcatcatcacttgCTAGCGGCCATCTCCGAATGATAGACATTTCGTTGACCGCCGGCCGCCATATTATTCCGGTTACGCAACAAGCGAACGTGACCCACCAAGTGAGACGCGTAATTCTGCATTTCGATCTTTTTGAATCTCACCACCTGCTGGCAATTATCCCTCTTATATATGTAAGGCCCAGTGGGACCTGAGAATATTAAAATATCTATGAGAGCCGCCATCAGAGAATATGGATGCCTTGAAGAACTGACCTTTGTATAGCTAGAGAAGCCGTTTGGTAGCTGATAGTAACGACTCATTCCCATAGACAGCTTGTACCATCACACTGACAGCTAACCGTTGTCATGCCGTCCTTGCCAAGTTTTACAAATCCCTACACCTCTTAATACTGTCAATAGGCAGTATTCATCGGGATTGGCTGCTGTTGTACAAGTACGGTGCAACCTTTGTTTCATGTATCATCTTACTCCATACGCTGACAACTTGGGCTTCGTAAGATTGCGAATGGGATAACTACCGGTACTATAGACATCGAAATCGGTACGCCCCATGTTCTTCTCACCTCCACTACCGCGGTGATCAATAGCTAGCAAATGATGCCTGAAAGGTGCCGGTGCGGAATCCATGACAGCCCATTACGGCACTGGAACTATTCCGGAAAATATTTCCGAGCAGATTTTATCCAATCCACAGGCCGCGGACTGCTTGCTGCCTATGGGAATCACTTCTGAGAACGTTGCAAAGGATTATGGGATCACCAGAGAAGAGCAGGATGTATTTGCCGTCAAAAGCTATGCAAAAGCGGCGCAGGCCCAGAAGGAAGGCAAGTTCAAGAGTGAAATTGTGCCCATCCGTGTAAGTCGAAATGCAGAACAACTGCATGTCTTGAAATGTTgatcctttttttctgaCCTCATCCTCAGGTCAAGTGGAAAGATCCTAAGACACAACAAGTTAAGGAGATCTTCGTCGATGCGGACGAATGTATCCGGGAGGATGTGACCGCTGAATCCCTCTCTAAGCTCAAGCCAGCTTTCTCTAAAGACGGCTCAAACCGTGCTGGCAATGCTTCTCAGGTGTCAGATggagctgctgctgtgtTGCTTGCCGGGCGACCTATAGCATAGAAGCTGGGACTACCCGTTTTGGGCAAGTATGTAACCTCGGTGGTCGTTGGAGGTAAGTAGCTGTTCATGACTGGTGATGTGTTGTGATGCCGAAAGGAAGCAAGCTGACGAGGCTGCATTCAAAAGTACCTCCTAAGGTCTGGGGTGAATAGATCATGTTACAGCTCAAATGGTCGACCACTAAAACCTCATTAGCATCGGGCCTGCATTCGCGATACCGAAAGTGCTCGAAATGGCGGGACTTAAGAAAGAGGATGTTGGTTTCTGCGAAATCAATGAGGTGGGTACCATGTCAcatttcccttctcctctcttggCCACTGATCCAAACTGCTCAGGCATTTGCCACCTAAGCTGTCATGTCCATCAAGCACGTCGGTCTGCCTTTCGAGATCGTCAACCCTGTCGGTGGGGCCATTGCTTTCGGTCACCCTCTAGGTTGTACAGGAGCGAGACAGTTGGCTACTGCGTTCGGAGAGGCCAAGAgggagaacaagaaggtGTTTGTCACCAGCGTGTGTATCGGAACTGGAATGGTGAGTGTCAACTAAGTGACTAGCGATGGCCATTCGGGCCGAGGTCATCGAGAAGCAAGCTAATAATGCGTAATGGGAAAGCATGGCCGCAGTCTTCGTGAACGAACAGTAGCGTTAAGACGGGGAGAATTATGCTGGTCAGTCGGAAATTTCAGGGCAGAGAATCCTGGAACAGGCAATAGTAAGCGGGGACGGGGAGGAGCTTGGTGAATAAAGAGGAAGTGCGCGGCGTTGCCGGCTACCGTAAGGAGCAACCGATATCATCTGTATTATTTTCCTGTAAAAATGCGGATCATGCAGAGCACCTTGTTATATTCAAGGAAGTGTCCCAGATCCTGATTATGCGAGTAAATCATGAGCGTTGGCCAGACATATAATCGTGCTTGGTTAGAACGGGCCTGGGACATGGTTTCGTAATGATATCTTGTTACGTAATGAAAGATCAGCTCAAACGATGATGTCAAAGGAAGCGGTTGATAGATGCAATAACAGACGAACGTGAAGACTGAATTACGAAAACAACGAaacgctcttcctcttctaaAGAAGACTTAGGAGGCAGCCGAGTGTATTCCCGGGATATATTGCCCTGCTTCCATTAAGAAGCACACAACCCATCATGTGGACATCGATATCCTACTTTTGCTTCATATTCTCATTCCTAGCTTTGTGTGTACGCGCAGACACCGAGATCATCAACTTTCGTCTACCCTTGCCGCCTCACACAACCACATATCCTATACCAGACTCTCTGATATACACGTACGTCTGTAGCTGCATGCAAAATCATCGTGTACACCTACCACCACTTCGGGACTGATGTTACAATTTAGGATATCGCCTTACGAGACGTTGACTCTCAATCTTACAGACAGTTCGCCTGAACGATGGTTTGCATTGGATATGGGGAATATGAAAGGGTCATATAAAAGCTGGACTCTGAGAGCTTCATGGCCTGGCTCTGTAAGAGATACTTGCTCCTTatgcaagaagaaaagaccaTACTGATGATGGAACTTTAGTGCCCCACCAAAATCGCCCTTAGTTCTCCCCTCTCACCAGGGTACTTTATGCTCCACGCTgcccctctctctccccgaTTCCCTCACTACccgcccttcctcccttctaTGCCATACAGGACCCATCTCACATCACTCATCTCCTCGCTTCTCACCACTCCACCGCCGAAACCCAAGCTTTTAGACGATCAATTCCAAACACCGTTACACCTTACGCTTGAGCCGCTCCTCTTTGGTTTTCTACCATATACTGCCCTGCCCGCTGTGGGATTGATCATCTTGTTTGCGACAATGGCAGGAATGGGTGTACCATACGTGATACGAGGCTTGGAATGGGCTGGGAACTGGGCACAAGCAGAAGACAGACGGcgaggggaaggggaaagggtTAAAGAAGAGTGAACATGTAAACTTTTTGGGTTAATGGATGGGTATGCCATATTATGGTTGATTGCTATACTATTATACGAATAGGGAGAAGTAAAATGAACTCCTCTACAATACAACAATATTCCCCATCTTTTCTGTTCCCGACATTGCAGTCTGCTCCATCTGTCGAACAGACTCATTATGGACGGTCCCGCTTGAACTCGCACCTATAGGCCCTGACCCGCTTAACCCGCTCAACCCACCCTGACCCATCAGACTCGCTCTTCGATGCCTATTCGCAGCGGCCTCACGTTCAGCTATGATCGGCCagaaatcttcttcttccgtgAGCGTAAACTGGATGATTATCAATACTCCATCAGCCTCGCTATCCTTGCTTTCTAGTTTTCCGTTTCCTTTTATGGGAGAACTGCAGAATTCTTATTCACGAAAACCTTTACTCACCTCATACTTATATTCCACCACACCAGGTATGGGTAAACCAAAAGGACTGACGACACCCAACCTTTTACTCATCCGTGTCTTCTCCCGATTTATCAACCGTCCCTTTCTAGGTTCGGCAGCTCTAGCTTTGCTTGCCTCGGCTTCTTTGAGAGCGGATTCGCGGCGGGAGGCGGCTTCGATTAGGCATGGTAGGCCCGAGGCCGTGAGgggtggaaagaatggtggtggtagtGGTAATGGCGGAGGGGCCGACACCCGAGGTTGAGAGATTTGGGGCGGGCGGAGAGGACGTCGTTGGGTCGGACGTCGTTGGGTCAAGTAGGGAACCTCGATTCAAGGATTGCTCTGCACCATCGCCATCGCCATCACCCACCGCTTCAGTTTCATCCACACCCAATCGGGTATTTTGGCTACGCTCCTTTCTATCCGTATCCGTCTTTGCCACTTTCTTCCGACCTGAGGcatctccttttttctcttcaactccatccaacttttcattttcattctcAGCCCTGCTCCTGTCTCCCAAAGCCGacaaagaaggacgagCTTTGCTCGTACCTGCACTTGTACTGGCGCCCATACTGGAGCGTTTGCGTTTTCCCGTCGAACCCACCACAGGATCTCGAAGAGCAGCTACTCGCGCAGGGAGAACAGTAGGTTCAGGCGTAAGTGATGGGACCCTGGACGCAGACGTTGATCCggatggggatgagaaACGAATCGATGAGTTGGGAGTACCGTCTGttgggaggtggtggtgatggtggtTAACACCGGCACCGGCCTTGTGCTTTCGGTTTTCAGGAGGTAAAAGCTCTTCATACCGcttcatcacctcttcaccttccttcaacaacctctctctcaaccattcctccccttccttccccacctTTGATCTCCCGCTCTCCCAGCCATCTTCGTCCCTAGCCAGGATGGTCGCTACGATCGATGCCCACGCGGGTTTTGACAAGTTGCGCAAGAGATCGATCCGGCTACGCAGTTTGTATCGCTCAAATTGgagtttttctttttcgcGCAGACGTTGGCGGCGTTCAAAGGCTTCATGTTTGCGATGCAGCTGGATGTAATGCGCGTCGGATGTATCTTCTTCAGGCTgatcattttttttttttcagctTTTGTTCATATCTGACAACAAGATCAAAAAGACATACCTCGTCATGCATTCTCCGTAACCTCTTGACGGGACTGACAATTCCTTTACCTTTCCCAATACCCCCAGTCCTGGCCGCAGTCCCAGTTCCAGACCCGACAAATGGTCCATTCTCGAGCTCTTCTCTAGCTTCctgttcatcatcctccccagGCGCGACCATCACCCAGCCAGGCGTCTCAATCATTTCGTCCTTTCCCAACATATTTTCTCCTTTTACATCTACAAGCGCATCCTTCCCTGTCCCTTCCATCTTGAGCGTGACCATCTCCGTCGATGCTGGGTCGATCCTACGCGATGGAGTCAACGTTATCGGAGGTCCCCCACTGGACTGCTCCTGCCCggaagatgtggaggaggacgtTGGTACGAAAACAGGCGGGGGGTTGAGCATTTCGAGCGGTAAAGTagtgaggaggatgggtAACCTATCCGGAGGGATCGTGACTGGCTCGCCCCAGCGTTGTAACCAGTCAACAACCATCTCTTCGACATCCCGCATGCCTTCGAgacctcctcctgctgcgCGACGGATTCGGGCAGGGAGAACACGCCGCTCGATGGGTTTGCCTTTGTATTTCGGATCTGTGGATGTaggtgttgttgttggtgcTGACGTAGATGCAGGTGCTGGATTAGCATTAGGAGTTGATGGTGTTCTCTTGGGCTGGATTGGAGGTTTAGTTTTGGGCATGGACTTTCTAGGTGGAATAGCctttgttgctgctgccgttgttattgttgttgctgctgctgctgttgctgttattgttgttgagctCGACACTTTTGCTCGTGGCTTGCTCTCAGAAACGCCAAATACTGTTGATTGTGGTATAGCTGCACTTGGTTGTCCGCTCGTTGGCGCTGGCTTGTACTTGGTACTTGTAACTTCTGCCCCACCCGAGGGGAGATCCACGAGATTCTCAACTTCTTGCTCTACCGCGCCATCTGATCCCTGCCCTGCTGCTTGCTGCCCATCCACATTGACATGTTCTACTGGCCAGTCCAATCGTTTCGGTCGTTCACCGTCGggtcttttctctttttcctcctcttttcctctgaCCCTCGcgctcctcctttcccctgTTCGAACAGTATTCTTGGACAGAGGCAGGACTTCTACCGTGACTTGTCTCTTCACCACAGTTCCACTCCGACTTGTACTCCCACTTGTGCTCCTGGGTGAATTCCCACCGgtcccttcatccacatcctgAACCACCAACGAGTCCAGAACCAGACTTGatccttgttcttcccCATAGtatcttccatccccatctccatccttgtcTCCATTTCTATTGCGGTGTCGTGTGATGCCGGTGCCGAGCTGGACGTCATGTTGTGTCGACGAGTTCGCAGTGTTCACAGTGGCCGGGACGAGGATGGGCTgggtggtggggaagggTGCGATGGGGCGTAGAGACTTGCGTGTCGGTCGGGGGGACATGGCAGGAGGGGAGGAGTGGGGAGAAAACAGGTGGAGCTGTGAGGGCGATATGCTGTGATGTTTTCAGACCGCGTCAAGTCTCGCGTCTTCGTTGTATTTACCATttgtccatctctctctaTTGTGTTCAACAATACATATCCACAGTTTGTATCATTGCTACACAACATGCCTCTCCAGACAGCTCCGTAAGCCATGCATCTCTACTCAGCGGCCTCTACTAATCTCCCATACCCTTTACCTTGCTGCCGCTCTCCACACGCGTCTTTGATTTCGACATTCACATTCACGGCTTCTCGCTACGTGTTGTGCCGATACCGACGAAACCTACCTAAACACAAACAAAAAACATAACCGTCCCTACAACCACACGCTGGTAATCCTTAACCTAGCTATCCTCGCGTGTTCAACACCCTCAACGGGCCTACCGCTCCGCCTGTATCATATATCGTCTTTTATTCTAACATTGTCGACGGCCAGA
Coding sequences within:
- a CDS encoding signal recognition particle subunit SRP14; its protein translation is MPQNLVSPEEFLTKLGQCFSDPSSSSSVWLTHKRLTYSDDADVQMNDEEGENGGEAPEHEVLIRCTQGDNKFSARVPASSVPSFHAAYGSLLKTSMAPLMRKRDKKKEKARAEALTKKRKELYVDVVIGNEGKRGKGRRQRQRKIVAQKKKEAERERLEIKQAQQKASGDL
- a CDS encoding aldo-keto reductase, with the translated sequence MIRPTSIRLFNTPKNILSKMPRPAPVKSLDARLKMHDGNAIPQFGLGVYEMDDKETYDCVKWALEAGYRHVDTAEWYENEAPCGKAIADFLKATGTPREEIFLTSKLKNNAGYEEALTDLKNSLKRSGVEYFDLYLMHSAIGGPVVRKNVWKALCDAQSQGLIKSIGVSNFGKKHIQEFIDQKVPLPTVNQVDLHPFMRHPEIVEICEQNEILLEAWGPLARAMKFDHPVLVKIAKEKGKDAAQIMLRWGIQHGFVVIPKSVSQKRIISNSKVFDFELSSEEMKELDGLDEYLVTDWDVVDCE
- a CDS encoding cytoplasmic protein, with the translated sequence MSSTKPERLSAFVSFPSPYTQSLLVQALVSTLPSLSLSLAQFPEDQPPALQWADYDLMSFDIPHKNPSKYLISSYIYRKALIRKHQLHNTIITYLAKCSHRKIPSILSPLPEEPVGDGDGTDLLGGGAPKGWIVDLQFADELDEALMDDLYELDAGMRANEGKEEGERRWWILKPGFADRAQGIRMFSTEEELRAIFEEFEPPSSDEEDDDGDEDEDEDEQESEDAQQLAESGVDGMIDMLAKKAVELGFNGEDDRDVDKGKYEDEEEGTGVMTSQLRHFVIQEYIPRPVLFDIAQISGEPPSPLKGYKFHLRAYVLITGAYTVHLAQTMLALFSGSPYVPPKPKENGQVDLRPHLTNTCLQTDAYGAPAPPEELVKLFWELEGFSALDCSSSPSSDGNYSYLHQGEVTKGWLDKTFAKVGDVVAETVKAGAECGSFGLQFMPNAFEIFGVDLILSFPPSTSKSTSLPIPTVTLLEFNASPDFHQSGDRLRPKLLDMFKGVIRLSVAPFFGVETAEDEEKEKGEIQLGEERWGWRLVGKGEVRGSEW
- a CDS encoding uncharacterized protein (genome sequence mistake); this encodes MSPRPTRKSLRPIAPFPTTQPILVPATVNTANSSTQHDVQLGTGITRHRNRNGDKDGDGDGRYYGEEQGSSLVLDSLVVQDVDEGTGGNSPRSTSGSTSRSGTVVKRQVTVEVLPLSKNTVRTGERRSARVRGKEEEKEKRPDGERPKRLDWPVEHVNVDGQQAAGQGSDGAVEQEVENLVDLPSGGAEVTSTKYKPAPTSGQPSAAIPQSTVFGVSESKPRAKVSSSTTITATAAAATTITTAAATKAIPPRKSMPKTKPPIQPKRTPSTPNANPAPASTSAPTTTPTSTDPKYKGKPIERRVLPARIRRAAGGGLEGMRDVEEMVVDWLQRWGEPVTIPPDRLPILLTTLPLEMLNPPPVFVPTSSSTSSGQEQSSGGPPITLTPSRRIDPASTEMVTLKMEGTGKDALVDVKGENMLGKDEMIETPGWVMVAPGEDDEQEAREELENGPFVGSGTGTAARTGGIGKGKGIVSPVKRLRRMHDEPEEDTSDAHYIQLHRKHEAFERRQRLREKEKLQFERYKLRSRIDLLRNLSKPAWASIVATILARDEDGWESGRSKVGKEGEEWLRERLLKEGEEVMKRYEELLPPENRKHKAGAGVNHHHHHLPTDGTPNSSIRFSSPSGSTSASRVPSLTPEPTVLPARVAALRDPVVGSTGKRKRSSMGASTSAGTSKARPSLSALGDRSRAENENEKLDGVEEKKGDASGRKKVAKTDTDRKERSQNTRLGVDETEAVGDGDGDGAEQSLNRGSLLDPTTSDPTTSSPPAPNLSTSGVGPSAITTTTTILSTPHGLGPTMPNRSRLPPRIRSQRSRGKQS